The Streptomyces sp. RKAG293 genome includes a region encoding these proteins:
- a CDS encoding ribonuclease D encodes MTDARETATEAAPAPVPLLDPREGIPPVTASPEALADIVAAFAAGSGPVAVDAERASGYRYGQRAYLVQLRRTGAGTALIDPVGCPDLSTLGAALTDTEWVLHAATQDLPCLDEIGMRPKSLFDTELAGRLAGFPRVGLGAMVENVLGFALEKGHSAVDWSTRPLPEPWLRYAALDVELLVDLRDALEEELREQGKLDWALQEFSAIAAAPPPSPRVDPWRRTSGMHKVRRRRQIGVVRELWNARDQAAQERDISPGRILTDAAIVTAALEGPPNVTVLATLPGFGHRMGRRQLDQWQAAIDRARALPERELPQPGPAYVGPPPPRAWADKDPVAAARLSAARAAVSKLAEELNLPQENLITPDTVRRLCWDPPAEATTEEVSAVLTGHGARAWQVGLTTPILTAALAAQPPAAPEAPAP; translated from the coding sequence GTGACCGACGCCCGAGAGACCGCAACAGAGGCTGCCCCGGCGCCGGTCCCGCTGCTGGACCCGCGCGAGGGAATCCCGCCGGTGACCGCCAGCCCGGAGGCCCTCGCAGACATCGTCGCGGCATTCGCCGCGGGCTCCGGTCCGGTCGCCGTGGATGCCGAGCGCGCGTCCGGATACCGCTACGGACAGCGGGCCTATCTGGTCCAGCTGCGCCGTACGGGAGCCGGGACCGCGCTGATCGACCCGGTCGGCTGCCCCGACCTGTCCACCCTGGGCGCTGCCCTCACCGACACCGAATGGGTGCTGCACGCCGCCACCCAGGACCTTCCGTGTCTCGACGAGATCGGTATGCGGCCCAAGAGCCTGTTCGACACCGAGCTGGCCGGCCGGCTCGCGGGCTTCCCCCGGGTCGGACTCGGCGCCATGGTCGAGAACGTCCTGGGCTTCGCCCTGGAGAAGGGCCACTCGGCCGTCGACTGGTCCACCCGCCCGCTCCCCGAGCCCTGGCTGCGGTACGCGGCGCTCGACGTGGAGCTGCTGGTCGACCTGCGGGACGCGCTCGAGGAGGAGCTGCGCGAACAGGGCAAGCTGGACTGGGCGCTGCAGGAGTTCTCGGCCATCGCCGCCGCTCCGCCGCCCTCACCCCGGGTCGACCCGTGGCGGCGTACGTCGGGCATGCACAAGGTCCGCCGCCGCCGGCAGATCGGCGTGGTGCGCGAGCTGTGGAACGCCCGCGACCAGGCCGCCCAGGAGCGGGACATCTCGCCGGGCCGGATCCTCACCGACGCCGCGATCGTTACGGCCGCCCTGGAGGGCCCGCCGAACGTGACGGTGCTCGCGACGCTGCCCGGCTTCGGGCACCGGATGGGCCGCCGCCAGCTCGACCAGTGGCAGGCCGCGATCGACCGGGCCCGCGCCCTGCCGGAGCGGGAGCTGCCGCAGCCGGGGCCGGCCTACGTCGGTCCCCCGCCGCCGCGCGCCTGGGCCGACAAGGACCCGGTGGCGGCGGCCCGGCTGTCCGCCGCGCGGGCCGCGGTGAGCAAGCTCGCCGAGGAGCTCAACCTGCCGCAGGAGAACCTGATCACCCCGGACACCGTGCGCCGGCTGTGCTGGGACCCGCCGGCCGAGGCCACCACCGAGGAGGTCTCGGCGGTGCTGACCGGCCACGGAGCGCGCGCCTGGCAGGTCGGGCTGACCACGCCGATCCTCACCGCGGCCCTCGCGGCCCAGCCGCCGGCGGCTCCGGAGGCCCCGGCGCCGTAG
- a CDS encoding response regulator transcription factor, whose translation MSVLLEQPTSLVAYRPNKPTAMVVVADPRVRSTVTRHLWALGVRDVIEASSIAEARPRVSSPRDICVADVHLPDGSGLTLLAETRAAGWPNGLALSAADDIGAVRNALAGGVKGYVVTGTRNNLGGMPGRPGAAPVGSAGARMQRRPPGTPGHPGGYRELSGREVEVLRLVAEGQSNKAIGVSMGLSALTVKSHLARIARKLGTGDRAGMVAVALRTGIIH comes from the coding sequence GTGTCAGTTCTTCTCGAGCAGCCCACGAGCCTGGTCGCCTACCGTCCGAACAAGCCGACGGCCATGGTCGTCGTCGCCGACCCCCGCGTCCGATCCACCGTCACCCGGCACCTGTGGGCGCTCGGTGTGCGCGATGTGATCGAAGCCTCGTCGATCGCCGAGGCCCGGCCCCGGGTCAGCAGCCCCCGCGACATCTGCGTAGCCGATGTCCACCTCCCCGACGGTTCCGGCCTGACCCTTCTCGCCGAGACCCGCGCGGCCGGCTGGCCGAACGGCCTCGCGCTCTCCGCCGCCGATGACATCGGCGCCGTCCGCAACGCACTCGCGGGCGGCGTCAAGGGATACGTCGTCACCGGTACCCGCAACAACCTCGGCGGCATGCCGGGCCGTCCCGGCGCCGCGCCGGTCGGTTCGGCGGGCGCCCGTATGCAGCGCCGCCCGCCCGGCACGCCCGGCCACCCCGGCGGCTACCGCGAGCTCTCCGGCCGTGAGGTCGAGGTGCTGCGGCTGGTCGCCGAAGGCCAGTCGAACAAGGCGATCGGTGTCTCGATGGGCCTGTCCGCGCTCACCGTGAAGAGCCACCTGGCCCGTATCGCCCGCAAGCTCGGCACCGGCGACCGGGCCGGAATGGTCGCTGTCGCCCTGCGTACGGGCATCATCCACTAG
- a CDS encoding DUF3000 domain-containing protein, which produces MAAVHGHLADGDGAPLPFQRAVDALSSARVRPEVEIDTTAPPKRLASYAYALEAAVVVDGEELADGRLILLHEPDGHEAWNGTFRLVTLVRADLEPEMAVDPLLPEVSWSWLTGALEARGAEYTEPSGTVSRSSSHYFGGIAERPDATAIEIRASWTPTEGPDGIPAVADHLAAWCDLLCACAGLPPTEGHESQDLPGGVVPMPKRRG; this is translated from the coding sequence ATGGCAGCGGTTCACGGGCACCTTGCGGACGGGGACGGCGCACCACTCCCCTTTCAGCGCGCGGTAGACGCGTTGAGTTCCGCGCGGGTACGGCCCGAAGTGGAGATCGACACGACAGCCCCGCCCAAGCGTCTCGCGTCGTACGCGTACGCGCTGGAAGCGGCGGTCGTGGTGGACGGCGAGGAGCTGGCCGACGGCCGGCTCATCCTGCTCCACGAACCGGACGGCCATGAGGCCTGGAACGGCACGTTCCGGCTGGTCACGCTGGTGCGCGCCGATCTGGAGCCGGAGATGGCGGTGGACCCGCTGCTGCCCGAGGTGAGCTGGTCCTGGCTGACCGGCGCCCTGGAGGCGCGCGGCGCGGAGTACACCGAGCCGAGCGGAACGGTCTCGCGCAGTTCCTCGCACTACTTCGGCGGGATCGCGGAGCGACCCGACGCGACGGCGATCGAGATCCGGGCGTCCTGGACCCCCACCGAGGGCCCGGACGGGATCCCGGCCGTCGCGGACCACCTGGCGGCCTGGTGCGATCTGCTCTGCGCCTGCGCGGGGCTGCCGCCCACCGAGGGCCATGAGTCGCAGGACCTGCCCGGCGGCGTCGTGCCGATGCCCAAGCGCCGCGGCTGA
- the hemE gene encoding uroporphyrinogen decarboxylase, producing MPARAKIHGVSAHQQTAASPFIRACRRQSVPHTPVWFMRQAGRSLPEYLKLREGTAMLESCMRPDMVTEITLQPVRRHKVDAAIYFSDIVVPLKAIGLDLDIKPGVGPVVEEPIRTRADLGRLRALEPDDVKYVTEAIGMLTGELGETPLIGFAGAPFTLASYLVEGGPSRNHERTKALMYGDPELWADLLDRLADITAAFLKVQIEAGASAVQLFDSWVGALSPEDYRRYVMPSSVKVFEAVAGYGVPRIHFGVGTGELLGLMGEAGADVVGVDWRVPLNEAARRVGPHKALQGNLDPAVLFAPTSAVETKTREVLYSATDLPGHIFNLGHGVLPSTDPDALTRLVDFVHRTTEV from the coding sequence ATCCCGGCGCGTGCGAAGATTCACGGCGTGAGTGCGCACCAGCAGACCGCTGCTTCCCCGTTCATCCGCGCCTGTCGGCGTCAGTCCGTGCCGCACACCCCGGTGTGGTTCATGCGGCAGGCCGGCCGATCGCTGCCCGAGTACCTCAAGCTCCGTGAGGGCACCGCCATGCTGGAGTCCTGCATGCGGCCCGACATGGTCACCGAGATCACGCTCCAGCCGGTGCGCCGCCACAAAGTCGACGCGGCCATCTACTTCAGCGACATCGTCGTCCCCCTCAAGGCCATCGGCCTCGACCTCGACATCAAGCCCGGCGTCGGCCCGGTCGTCGAGGAGCCGATCCGTACCCGCGCCGACCTCGGCCGGCTGCGGGCGCTGGAGCCCGACGACGTGAAGTACGTGACCGAGGCCATCGGGATGCTCACCGGAGAGCTGGGCGAGACCCCGCTCATCGGCTTCGCGGGCGCGCCCTTCACCCTCGCCAGCTACCTCGTCGAGGGCGGCCCGTCCCGCAACCACGAGCGCACCAAGGCGCTCATGTACGGCGACCCCGAGCTGTGGGCCGACCTGCTGGACCGGCTCGCCGACATCACCGCCGCCTTCCTCAAGGTGCAGATCGAGGCCGGCGCCAGCGCCGTCCAGCTCTTCGACTCCTGGGTCGGGGCGCTCTCCCCGGAGGACTACCGGCGCTATGTCATGCCGTCCTCGGTGAAGGTCTTCGAGGCCGTCGCGGGCTACGGCGTACCGCGGATCCACTTCGGCGTCGGCACCGGTGAGCTGCTCGGGCTGATGGGCGAGGCCGGCGCGGACGTCGTCGGCGTCGACTGGCGCGTCCCGCTCAACGAGGCGGCCCGCCGGGTCGGCCCCCACAAGGCGCTCCAGGGGAACCTCGACCCGGCGGTGCTCTTCGCCCCGACGTCCGCCGTCGAGACGAAGACCCGCGAGGTGCTCTACTCGGCGACCGATCTGCCCGGCCACATCTTCAACCTCGGCCATGGAGTCCTGCCCAGCACCGACCCCGACGCGCTCACCCGCCTCGTGGACTTCGTGCACCGCACCACCGAGGTCTGA
- a CDS encoding DUF4349 domain-containing protein: MRQPTTIRRRPFAALAAAALTAVLTVSGCGASGSSNDSKADKAAAAPQQADARGAADAPSAAPGTAKGATTKTPAPSQNYVVRTATLSVEAKDGVAAALVSARTLVTGAGGYIGDENTSRDGQGLEHSTITLRVPPESYDKVLNDLAGLGRLIERKVSTEDVTGQVVDVESRIRSQQASLARVRELMNRTTQLSDVVTLEGELSTREANLEALQAQQASLKERTNLATVSLVLSEPEHPASAPPKKDDGFWESVGNALGTGWHAFYVALRGILIVLSVALPFAALGLAGWFVFVVVRRRLSPSPRVVREKESAAEE, encoded by the coding sequence ATGCGCCAGCCGACCACCATCCGCCGCAGACCCTTCGCGGCCCTCGCCGCCGCCGCACTGACAGCCGTGCTCACCGTCTCGGGGTGCGGTGCCTCGGGCTCGTCGAACGACAGCAAAGCGGACAAGGCCGCCGCGGCGCCGCAGCAGGCGGACGCGAGGGGCGCGGCGGACGCGCCGTCGGCGGCGCCCGGCACCGCGAAGGGCGCCACCACCAAGACCCCCGCGCCGTCCCAGAACTACGTGGTGCGCACCGCGACGCTCAGCGTCGAGGCGAAGGACGGCGTCGCCGCCGCCCTCGTGTCGGCACGGACCCTGGTCACCGGGGCGGGCGGCTACATCGGGGACGAGAACACCAGCCGCGACGGTCAGGGCCTGGAGCACTCCACCATCACCCTGCGGGTGCCGCCGGAGTCCTACGACAAGGTGCTGAACGATCTCGCCGGCCTCGGCAGGCTGATCGAACGCAAGGTCAGCACCGAGGACGTCACCGGCCAGGTGGTGGATGTGGAGAGCCGCATCCGCTCGCAGCAGGCGAGCCTCGCGCGGGTGCGGGAGCTGATGAACCGGACCACACAACTCAGCGACGTGGTCACTCTTGAGGGTGAACTCAGCACCAGGGAAGCCAACTTGGAGGCGCTGCAGGCCCAGCAGGCGTCGCTGAAGGAGCGCACGAACCTGGCGACCGTCTCGCTGGTGCTGTCCGAGCCGGAACACCCCGCCTCCGCGCCGCCGAAGAAGGACGACGGTTTCTGGGAGTCGGTCGGGAACGCGCTGGGCACCGGCTGGCACGCCTTCTACGTGGCGCTGCGCGGGATCCTGATCGTGCTCTCGGTGGCGCTGCCGTTCGCCGCCCTGGGCCTCGCCGGCTGGTTCGTCTTCGTGGTCGTCCGCCGCAGGCTCTCCCCCTCGCCGCGCGTGGTGCGGGAGAAGGAGAGCGCCGCCGAGGAGTAG
- the hemG gene encoding protoporphyrinogen oxidase, producing the protein MTDTHRGTGHVIVVGGGVSGLAAAHFLAGGGARVTVLEGSARLGGKLYADEIAGVPVDLGAESMLARRPEAVALAREVGLGDRLEPPAVSGAALWTRGRLRALPQGHVMGVPGDLGPLAASGLLSPAGLARLPLDHVLPRTKIGEDVAVGGFVAARLGHEVVDRLVEPLLGGVYAGNAYEISLRAAMPQLFEAARSGRSLIEAVRGVQRRAARTAPDGPVFMGIRGGVGQLPVAVAEACRAAGVTIETGAPARELRRTASGWQVTVGDRVLDADAVLIAAPAPAAARLLAAESPVAAAELSAVEYASMALVTMAFRRRDVLRMPKGTGFLVPPVDGKTIKASTFSSHKWGWIDEAGPDTFVLRTSVGRHGDEADLAWDDTDLVRLSRRDLGEAIGLSAAPVAARVTRWDGGLPQYPVGHVERVARIREQVGKLPGLAVCGAVYDGVGIPACIASARKAADEVLTSLATTLATGGARDTGE; encoded by the coding sequence ATGACCGACACACACCGCGGAACAGGGCATGTGATCGTCGTCGGCGGCGGCGTCTCCGGACTCGCCGCCGCCCACTTCCTGGCCGGAGGCGGCGCGCGGGTGACGGTGCTGGAGGGATCGGCCCGGCTCGGCGGAAAGCTGTACGCGGACGAGATCGCCGGCGTGCCCGTGGACCTGGGCGCCGAGTCGATGCTCGCGCGCCGGCCGGAAGCGGTCGCGCTGGCCCGCGAGGTGGGGCTCGGCGACCGGCTGGAGCCGCCCGCGGTGTCGGGCGCCGCCCTGTGGACCCGGGGCCGGCTGCGGGCCCTGCCACAGGGGCACGTCATGGGAGTCCCCGGCGATCTGGGCCCCCTCGCGGCCTCCGGCCTGCTGTCGCCCGCGGGCCTCGCCCGGCTGCCGCTGGACCACGTACTGCCCCGGACGAAGATCGGCGAGGACGTCGCCGTGGGCGGGTTCGTCGCCGCGCGGCTCGGTCACGAGGTCGTCGACCGGCTGGTGGAGCCGCTGCTCGGCGGTGTCTACGCGGGCAACGCCTACGAGATCTCGCTGCGCGCGGCCATGCCCCAGCTCTTCGAGGCGGCCCGGTCGGGACGCTCCCTCATCGAGGCCGTGCGCGGTGTCCAGCGGCGCGCCGCCAGGACCGCCCCGGACGGACCGGTGTTCATGGGCATCCGCGGAGGCGTCGGGCAGCTGCCGGTCGCCGTCGCCGAGGCGTGCCGGGCCGCCGGTGTCACCATCGAGACCGGCGCGCCGGCCAGGGAACTGCGCCGCACCGCGAGCGGCTGGCAGGTCACCGTCGGCGACCGGGTGCTCGACGCCGACGCCGTCCTGATCGCCGCGCCCGCCCCGGCCGCCGCCCGGCTGCTGGCGGCCGAGTCGCCCGTCGCCGCCGCGGAGCTGTCGGCGGTGGAGTACGCCAGCATGGCGCTGGTCACCATGGCGTTCCGGCGGCGCGACGTGCTGCGGATGCCGAAGGGCACCGGCTTCCTGGTGCCGCCGGTCGACGGAAAGACGATCAAGGCGTCCACCTTCTCCTCCCACAAGTGGGGATGGATCGACGAGGCGGGACCCGACACCTTCGTGCTGCGCACCTCCGTCGGCCGGCACGGCGACGAGGCGGACCTGGCCTGGGACGACACCGACCTCGTCCGCCTGTCGCGGCGCGACCTGGGCGAGGCCATCGGGCTGTCCGCGGCGCCCGTCGCGGCCCGTGTCACCCGCTGGGACGGCGGACTGCCGCAGTACCCGGTCGGCCATGTCGAGCGCGTCGCCAGGATCCGCGAACAGGTCGGGAAGCTGCCGGGGCTCGCGGTCTGCGGCGCGGTGTACGACGGGGTCGGGATTCCGGCCTGCATCGCCAGCGCCCGCAAGGCGGCCGACGAGGTGCTGACCTCCCTGGCCACGACCCTGGCGACAGGCGGCGCACGGGACACGGGAGAATGA
- the hemQ gene encoding hydrogen peroxide-dependent heme synthase encodes MTDSTAAPDAPDRTPNAGKKAKDLNEVIRYTLWSVFRLRDVLPEDRSGYADEVEELFAQLAAKDVTVRGTYDVSGLRADADLMIWWHAETAEALQEAYNLFRRTQLGRAMVPVWSNMALHRPAEFNKSHVPAFIADETVRRYVSVYPFVRSYDWYLLPDEDRRRMLADHGKMARGFPDVRANTVPAFTLGDYEWILAFEADELHRIVDLMRHLRASEARMHVREEVPFYTGRRKEIGELVAGLA; translated from the coding sequence ATGACTGACTCGACTGCTGCCCCCGACGCCCCGGACAGGACTCCGAACGCCGGCAAGAAGGCGAAGGACCTCAACGAGGTCATCCGCTACACCCTCTGGTCCGTCTTCCGGCTGCGCGACGTGCTGCCCGAGGACCGCTCCGGATACGCCGACGAGGTGGAGGAGCTGTTCGCGCAGCTCGCCGCGAAGGACGTCACGGTGCGCGGCACCTACGACGTGTCGGGGCTCCGGGCGGACGCCGACCTCATGATCTGGTGGCACGCGGAGACCGCGGAGGCGCTGCAGGAGGCCTACAACCTCTTCCGCCGCACCCAGCTCGGCCGCGCGATGGTCCCGGTGTGGTCGAACATGGCGCTGCACCGCCCCGCGGAGTTCAACAAGTCGCACGTCCCGGCGTTCATCGCCGACGAGACGGTGCGCAGGTACGTCAGCGTCTACCCGTTCGTGCGCTCCTACGACTGGTACCTGCTGCCCGACGAGGACCGCCGCCGGATGCTCGCCGACCACGGCAAGATGGCGCGCGGCTTCCCGGACGTGCGGGCCAACACCGTCCCGGCCTTCACGCTCGGCGACTACGAGTGGATCCTCGCCTTCGAGGCGGACGAACTGCACCGCATCGTCGACCTGATGCGGCACCTCCGCGCGTCCGAGGCACGGATGCACGTACGCGAGGAGGTGCCGTTCTACACCGGGCGGCGCAAGGAGATCGGCGAGCTGGTGGCCGGCCTGGCGTAA
- a CDS encoding alpha/beta hydrolase, producing MRSIALYGVAGTLALSTLAIAPPGSAAQGPPHGDRVAEARGVAVAAGRAALAGVTYGRCATATRLPASVRCGTVSVPLDYARPDGERLKLVISRVAATGPAGERQGALVYNPGGPGGSGLYFPLFSVLKIKEYAKAARAYDFVGFDPRGVGRSAPISCEAPADYAKAPTRDAQPTSERDKQARIADAKAYAEGCERRSGHLLPYLTSLNSARDLDVIRAALGERKLNFYGASYGTYLGAVYATLFPRHVRRMVFDSVVNPDPRQIWYQANLEQDAAFEIRWADWRDWVAKYDSAYHLGTDRAQVQKAYDAVRSELAERPAGGVVGPGQLQAAYLGAGYYDETWPELAAALSAYVHGDPKPLIAEASPNPARAVENENGNAVYTAVECADSPWPRDWFTWDRDNTALARTAPFETWDNAWMNLPCAFWKGPHRQPLEVRTFGRQLPPVLLVSAERDAATPHAGAVELQRRLPGSVLLTERRSGSHGVAYGPNTCVNNRVDAYLLRGETGTDRTPTCGPHPEPKP from the coding sequence GTGCGATCAATTGCCCTGTACGGCGTCGCAGGAACCCTGGCGCTGAGCACCCTGGCCATCGCTCCCCCCGGATCGGCGGCCCAGGGACCGCCGCACGGCGACCGGGTGGCCGAGGCGCGCGGCGTGGCCGTCGCCGCCGGGCGCGCCGCTCTGGCCGGGGTGACGTACGGCAGGTGCGCCACCGCGACCCGGCTGCCCGCCTCCGTCCGGTGCGGCACCGTGTCCGTACCGCTGGACTACGCCCGGCCCGACGGCGAGCGGCTGAAGCTGGTCATCAGCCGCGTCGCCGCCACCGGACCGGCCGGCGAGCGGCAGGGCGCCCTGGTCTACAACCCCGGCGGACCCGGCGGCTCGGGGCTGTACTTCCCGCTGTTCAGCGTCCTGAAGATCAAGGAGTACGCCAAGGCCGCCCGCGCCTACGACTTCGTGGGCTTCGACCCGCGCGGCGTCGGCCGGTCGGCGCCCATCTCCTGCGAGGCCCCCGCGGACTACGCCAAGGCCCCCACCCGCGACGCGCAGCCGACCAGCGAGCGCGACAAGCAGGCCCGGATCGCGGACGCGAAGGCGTACGCGGAAGGCTGCGAGCGGCGCTCCGGGCATCTGCTGCCGTACCTCACCTCGCTCAACAGCGCCCGCGACCTCGACGTCATCCGCGCCGCGCTCGGCGAGCGCAAGCTCAACTTCTACGGCGCCTCCTACGGCACCTACCTCGGCGCGGTGTACGCGACGCTCTTCCCCCGGCATGTGCGCCGCATGGTCTTCGACAGCGTCGTCAATCCCGACCCGCGCCAGATCTGGTACCAGGCCAACCTGGAGCAGGACGCCGCCTTCGAGATCCGCTGGGCCGACTGGCGCGATTGGGTGGCGAAGTACGACTCCGCGTACCACCTGGGCACCGACCGGGCGCAGGTGCAGAAGGCCTACGACGCGGTGCGGTCCGAGCTGGCCGAGCGGCCGGCGGGCGGCGTGGTCGGCCCCGGCCAGCTGCAGGCCGCCTACCTCGGCGCCGGGTACTACGACGAGACCTGGCCGGAGCTGGCCGCCGCCCTGTCCGCGTATGTACACGGCGACCCGAAGCCGCTGATCGCCGAGGCCTCCCCCAACCCGGCCAGGGCCGTCGAGAACGAGAACGGCAACGCGGTCTACACGGCCGTCGAGTGCGCCGACTCGCCCTGGCCGCGCGACTGGTTCACCTGGGACCGCGACAACACCGCACTGGCCCGCACCGCCCCCTTCGAGACCTGGGACAACGCCTGGATGAACCTGCCGTGCGCCTTCTGGAAGGGACCGCACCGGCAGCCCCTGGAGGTGCGCACGTTCGGCCGTCAGCTGCCGCCGGTGCTGCTCGTCTCCGCCGAGCGCGACGCCGCGACCCCGCACGCGGGCGCCGTGGAACTCCAGCGCCGGCTGCCCGGTTCCGTACTCCTCACCGAGCGGCGCTCCGGCTCGCACGGCGTCGCGTACGGCCCCAACACCTGCGTCAACAACCGCGTCGACGCGTATCTGCTGCGCGGTGAGACGGGAACGGACCGCACGCCCACGTGCGGTCCGCATCCCGAGCCCAAGCCGTAG
- a CDS encoding TIGR04222 domain-containing membrane protein: protein MWMLFLLVACVAAVVSCARLCRAAIAAGALPAAEPGGRPPVAGLGLYETAFLSGGPRRVTDLTLVSMAGEQRLLLAHTGWATVVDAEGRDDLERSLIASIGPGGQSPVAAIRVAHAAAGALRALGERLAGDGLAVPAAARESVSAGIRQVRGAILLNLLMAGAALVLSAGGQPDGGPAQIWFVLPLLLTTGCWIIARVEVHPYTRWASPAGQDALRAVPDGPGPLSALAVRGPAALLDPAQRAALG from the coding sequence ATGTGGATGCTGTTCCTTCTCGTCGCGTGCGTCGCGGCGGTCGTCTCCTGCGCCCGTCTGTGCCGGGCCGCGATCGCGGCGGGCGCGCTGCCCGCCGCCGAGCCCGGCGGCCGGCCCCCGGTCGCCGGACTCGGTCTGTACGAGACGGCGTTCCTGTCCGGCGGACCGCGCCGCGTCACCGATCTGACGCTGGTCTCGATGGCGGGCGAGCAGCGGCTGCTGCTCGCGCACACCGGGTGGGCGACGGTGGTCGACGCCGAGGGACGCGACGATCTCGAACGGTCGCTGATCGCCTCGATCGGGCCGGGCGGCCAGTCCCCGGTCGCCGCGATACGGGTGGCGCACGCCGCGGCCGGCGCCCTCCGCGCCCTTGGGGAGCGGCTCGCGGGCGACGGCCTCGCGGTGCCGGCGGCGGCCCGGGAGAGCGTCTCCGCCGGGATCCGGCAGGTGCGCGGCGCCATACTCCTGAACCTGCTGATGGCCGGCGCCGCTCTGGTCCTGTCGGCCGGCGGGCAGCCCGACGGCGGACCGGCGCAGATCTGGTTCGTGCTGCCGCTGCTGCTGACCACCGGCTGCTGGATCATCGCCCGCGTGGAGGTCCACCCGTACACCCGCTGGGCCTCCCCCGCCGGGCAGGACGCGCTGCGCGCCGTTCCGGACGGCCCCGGTCCGCTCAGCGCGCTGGCGGTGCGCGGCCCGGCCGCGCTGCTGGACCCGGCGCAGCGGGCCGCGCTCGGCTGA
- a CDS encoding TIGR04222 domain-containing membrane protein yields MTVMTGLTLTVYLLIAATSAYLVGEKIRARRFTRPYHGDIPRDPLETAFLAGGPGRVADTVIAAMHADGRIAVAAPGQLTVLRPVAGNPVETALLEACGAEWGGGLRQVRTAVLTGPSVQSIGDRLARRGLFFQPEVHRRWRRVSTLHKTVWCLLLFLSLAEVMPHLVVGSGLPLFVRVLPGLATGLFVLLTCSAPRGRLTPAGKRVLHGLRLSNRPLLASRTATTGSDATLLFALAGAASIQDTVLRDQLAQSSQPSSNASDPGSWGEAAGGWAGGGTGCGGSAASCGGSSSSCGGGSGSSCGSGSGSSCGSSSGSSCGSSSGSSCGSSSGSSCGSSSS; encoded by the coding sequence ATGACCGTCATGACCGGCCTCACGCTCACCGTGTACCTGCTGATCGCCGCCACCTCGGCGTATCTCGTCGGGGAGAAGATCCGCGCCCGCCGCTTCACCCGGCCGTACCACGGCGACATCCCCCGGGATCCGCTGGAGACCGCCTTCCTGGCCGGCGGTCCCGGCCGGGTCGCCGACACGGTGATCGCGGCGATGCACGCGGACGGCCGGATCGCGGTGGCCGCTCCCGGACAGCTGACCGTGCTCCGGCCGGTCGCCGGGAATCCGGTCGAGACCGCCCTGCTGGAAGCCTGTGGCGCCGAGTGGGGCGGCGGGCTGCGCCAGGTGCGTACGGCGGTGCTGACCGGACCCTCGGTGCAGTCGATCGGCGACCGGCTCGCCCGCCGCGGCCTGTTCTTCCAGCCCGAGGTGCACCGCAGATGGCGCCGGGTGTCGACGCTGCACAAGACCGTCTGGTGTCTGCTGCTGTTCCTGTCGCTGGCGGAGGTGATGCCGCACCTCGTCGTCGGTTCAGGGCTGCCGCTGTTCGTACGGGTGCTGCCGGGGCTCGCCACCGGGCTCTTCGTCCTCCTGACGTGCTCGGCGCCGCGCGGCAGGCTCACACCGGCCGGCAAGCGGGTGCTGCACGGGCTGCGCCTCAGCAACCGTCCGCTGCTGGCCTCCCGCACCGCGACCACCGGCTCGGACGCCACCCTGCTGTTCGCGCTGGCGGGTGCCGCCTCGATCCAGGACACCGTGCTGCGCGACCAGTTGGCGCAGTCCTCCCAGCCGTCGTCCAACGCGTCCGACCCGGGCTCGTGGGGCGAGGCGGCGGGCGGCTGGGCCGGCGGCGGCACCGGCTGCGGTGGTTCCGCCGCGAGTTGTGGAGGATCGTCGTCCAGCTGCGGCGGCGGTTCAGGGTCCAGTTGCGGTTCGGGTTCGGGGTCGAGCTGTGGTTCGAGTTCCGGTTCCAGCTGTGGTTCGAGTTCGGGTTCCAGCTGCGGATCCAGCTCGGGTTCCAGCTGCGGCAGCAGCAGTTCGTAA